In uncultured Ilyobacter sp., a genomic segment contains:
- the dhaL gene encoding dihydroxyacetone kinase subunit DhaL, with product MIDNKKLLDILNNIGDRIIENKMVLNDLDTAIGDGDHGINMSRGFTNVKDKLKDLEDKDCTTILNTVAMTLISTVGGASGPLYGTAFMKSAAAVKGLEAIDSKAFLSILKASIDGIQMRGKAVRGEKTILDSLIPACEAYEKSLSEEDSGTKALEQAVISAREGVEYTKTIKATKGRASYLGDRSIGHADPGATSTKVILEAILEVL from the coding sequence ATGATTGACAACAAAAAACTTTTAGATATTTTAAACAATATAGGGGATCGTATAATAGAAAACAAGATGGTATTAAATGACCTTGATACTGCGATCGGTGACGGAGACCACGGTATAAATATGTCGAGAGGTTTTACAAATGTAAAAGATAAACTAAAAGACCTCGAGGATAAGGATTGCACGACAATCCTTAATACTGTAGCTATGACTCTCATCTCCACAGTTGGAGGGGCGTCAGGACCTCTTTACGGAACTGCCTTTATGAAGAGTGCCGCTGCAGTCAAGGGTTTAGAAGCAATAGACTCTAAAGCCTTTTTAAGCATACTCAAAGCCTCTATAGATGGTATCCAGATGAGGGGAAAAGCCGTAAGAGGTGAAAAAACAATCCTCGACTCTCTTATTCCTGCATGTGAAGCATATGAGAAATCCCTCAGTGAGGAAGATTCAGGAACCAAGGCCCTAGAGCAGGCTGTAATATCTGCAAGGGAGGGAGTAGAGTATACGAAAACTATTAAAGCTACTAAAGGAAGAGCAAGTTACCTAGGAGACAGAAGTATCGGACATGCTGAT
- the dhaK gene encoding dihydroxyacetone kinase subunit DhaK, which translates to MKKIINSPENVVTEMLEGVVEAHPDYLKKLDGFHVLVRKDSPIDGKVALVSGGGSGHEPSHGGYVGTGMLSGAVAGEVFTSPTPDQVLEAIKAVDGGNGVLLVIKNYTGDVMNFEMAAEMAAMDDIKVEKVVVNDDVAVENSTYTAGRRGVAGTVFIHKIAGAAAEEGRDLAEVKKVAEKVIENVRSMGMSLDACIVPAAGKKGFVLEEDEVEIGLGIHGEPGVSKEKIKSADEHTEELMDKILEDIKIEKGEEVAVMVNGLGATPLMELYIVNRKVAEILKAKEIKIANTYVGNYMTSLEMPGFSISILKLDDELKKLLNAKADTPAFKQF; encoded by the coding sequence ATGAAAAAAATAATCAATAGCCCAGAAAATGTAGTGACTGAAATGTTAGAGGGTGTTGTAGAAGCACACCCTGATTACCTAAAAAAATTGGATGGGTTTCATGTCCTTGTTAGAAAAGATTCACCCATTGATGGAAAGGTGGCACTTGTAAGCGGAGGTGGAAGTGGTCACGAGCCTTCACATGGTGGTTATGTAGGTACAGGTATGCTAAGTGGTGCTGTAGCAGGAGAGGTCTTTACTTCACCTACTCCAGATCAAGTCCTCGAAGCTATAAAAGCTGTCGATGGAGGAAACGGAGTCCTTCTGGTTATAAAAAATTACACAGGAGATGTAATGAATTTTGAAATGGCTGCTGAGATGGCTGCTATGGACGATATAAAAGTTGAAAAAGTTGTTGTAAATGACGACGTTGCAGTTGAAAATAGTACCTATACTGCTGGTAGAAGAGGAGTTGCCGGGACTGTATTTATACATAAGATTGCCGGGGCAGCGGCTGAAGAGGGAAGAGACCTCGCTGAAGTAAAAAAAGTCGCTGAAAAAGTAATTGAAAATGTGAGAAGTATGGGAATGTCACTAGATGCATGCATCGTTCCCGCTGCAGGTAAAAAAGGTTTTGTGCTAGAGGAGGACGAAGTGGAAATAGGCCTTGGAATTCACGGAGAACCTGGAGTTTCTAAGGAAAAAATAAAAAGTGCAGATGAGCACACTGAAGAACTTATGGATAAAATACTAGAAGATATCAAAATAGAAAAAGGCGAAGAGGTCGCCGTGATGGTAAACGGTCTAGGAGCTACTCCCCTTATGGAACTTTACATAGTAAATAGAAAAGTTGCAGAAATTTTAAAAGCAAAAGAGATTAAAATTGCAAACACTTATGTAGGTAACTATATGACATCCCTTGAGATGCCAGGATTTTCTATCAGTATCCTAAAACTAGATGATGAACTTAAAAAACTCTTAAATGCAAAGGCTGATACACCTGCATTCAAACAATTCTAA